The Emys orbicularis isolate rEmyOrb1 chromosome 4, rEmyOrb1.hap1, whole genome shotgun sequence genomic sequence TGACTAGGTCCTTCtgcagcactttacaaaagttgtTTAGAAAGGCTGATATTGTCATAACACTTTcatctttggctttctccagagCATCCCTGACTTTCTTTATTATCGTGGATAGAATTTCTTCCTCCAGATCTTCCAAATCCTCAGCCTCTCTGTAGAAATCTAGTATGTGCCTCCAGATCCAAGCTTTGACAAACTTTTCATAGTTGATAATGTATTTCACATAGTTGTTGAAGTTCCCATCTTCTAACAGCTTCTTCTGCACAGTGAACTGGAAAAAGCTCCGGCTGGCATATTCAACAGACTGTCCGCTGCTGAGAATGTCATCCACTATTTCCAGTCCGAGTCTTTTGCTAACATAATCCATTAAGGCCGGTTTGAGACACTGATCACAGAACTCCTTGGCTCTATTTTGTCGGGCATCTTTTTCCAAGTAATGGTCTCTAAATGTAGAGAAATACTGAGGTTTCAGCTTCTCCAGTCGTTGCTGAGGATCATTTTCCTTGAGAAAATCTTCATGCATCTTCTGAAATGCATGAGCGGCTTCCCCCAAAATGTGAAGTTTCAGATCAACTTCAAAGCAAACAGACGTCTGCAGTTTTTTCACTTCCTCCTGTTGAAGTTTCTCATTGATCAAATGCAACAATTCTCTGCAATAGGTTTCATCATAGTCTGCCTTGGAATAGACTCTCTCTTCAATGTAACTATTACATTGGGCCATCAAGGATTCAGCaagtttttctgttttctgtGACTGTTTTTTTGTAAACCAACGTTTCATAGCTGAGGTAAATGAAAAGTCTAAATATTCAGTTCTCATCGTGAAAGAGTTAATTCTATAATTTAtcaagcttcctgcttcttgtATCTTCTGATTGACAGAACTCCCTCTGTTATCCAGGTCTTTTCTCAGATGGAACTCTATATCTTCATGAATTTCATGTTTCTGTAAACGAATGGGCGAtaattctgaaaatgtttctttccaCATTTTTTCAAATTCCATTTCCAATTCTTTATTTTCCAACTTACTTTCTTTTCTCCTGCATTGTTCTAAAAGCATGTCCACTTTCCCTTCAATTACTTTCATGTACTCAGCCTGGATATTGGCTATCTTGTGCTGGCCTTTTTTAATGTGAATGGCTTCCTTACATTTCTTAAATGAATAACTTTCCAGCTCAGTTTTCAGGCTCTTTGCACTTCTGATAAAATCTTCCCTGTACTTTTCTATCAGATGCAGATTTGCTGCCCCGCtttcaaaatattgttttaaaagctCCAGAATTCTCTGTTCTCCACACAGTAGTTTCTGTTGCATTTCATATTGTGACTTATCAGCTTCTAGTTCATCAGGAGAAAGATTCTGAATGGCAGTTTCTTTTTCAGTTATCCAGAGGTGCATTTCCTTGCGGAAATCCCATTCCCACTCAGAATACTTCACGGACAGCTGGTTATAGGCTTCAGCTATGAGGCTGTTTCTAAAGCTGAAGATGAAGTTCTCATGTTTGACAGCATTCCACAGACTCTTGACCCATTCAATAAACTGTGGAATGTCCTTGGGGGTTCTTTTAAGTGAACGGTTCTTTATGAATTCAAACAGATACCTCTTTAACTCATACACTTTTTCACTGTATCCCATATTCACCGGAGCCATGGGAGGGACTCCATGCCACAGCCCAGGGATGTACCAATTGTGTTTTTCCAGATCATACTCCATGATATCAGAAAATTTTATTTCCTTGTTTAGTTTTTCCATCTTTGCTGCAGCTTTGATCATTTCATTCAGCTGCTCCAGGAGGTGTTTCCTGTCCCTCATGTTTTGTTCATGTGCAGACACATCACTGACGTTCTGATGCACAAACTGGCAGTTTGGCTTATGCCCTATTTTTTCCATTCTGAGAAATGCATGGACCACAATTTGCAGAATATCCTTCATTTCGGTGGCGTTCTCCATGGCCATGTTAACGATGGTTATGTCACTCAGTCCAATCACCAGGGTGGCCAGCTCATTGTCATGTTGATAACTGTCCTCCAGTTTGGCCAATTCAGGGGCTTTCAAGCCTTCTGTGTCTATCACCAGGATGAAATCACAGCCCAGCTCCTTTTTTAAGATCTCTGTAACTTGAATGAGCAACATGAAGGCTCCTCGCGTACATCGGCCACTGCTCACTGCAAACTGCAGGCCGAACATGGTGTTGAGGAGGGTGGATTTCCCAGTGCTCTGCACTCCCAGCACCGTTAGAACCAGCGTTCTGGACCTTCCCCCCAGCTTGGCATGGAGCTGGGTCAGAACATCTGTCACCCACTGCAGTGGGATGTTGGAGGCATCTCCATCAATCAGCTCAATAGGAAACCCTTCCAGCATCAGGTCAGCTGCTATGCCTGGGAGGTGGGTGAACTGTCTTCCACTTTTTAGAATTTTGCCTTCTTTAACCATTGAGTGTTCAGCCTCATAAAACTGCCCCAACTCACGCATGAAATGCTCAACCCCTAGAGAAGTGGAAgatattaatttatctagttctgccAGCTGTTTGGGGTCATCTCCTAAAGACTTGCATTTCTCTTTGTATTCAGCCCGTAGTTTAGAAAGATTCCCCCTAGCAATGTGATCCAGCTGAAATTTCATCCATTTCAGGAAATAATGTTTTTCTAATGGAAGTAGATGTTGTATTGCATCAATGAATTTAGTCAAACCATCAGTAAGGTCACATTTATTCTGCTGTTTACGTAATTCCAACATTTTATCTTTCAGCTGAGATTTATATTTCTCAGCAGGGATATCCCCCTGCCTTCTCATTCGGCACATTTCTTTTTCCACTTTAGCCAGGCTTTTCCATAAGTCCCCTTGGAGCCTCAGCATTTCTTGTTTGTAATATGCCACATCTTTTATTTCTGTGGTGATTTCTTTAACGCATTTGCTCGCAGTCTGACATTCCACACGGTCTTCATCTATTTGGATTCCTAGTTCACGCGCTATCACAGCCATATCTTCTATACCTATCCTCTTGGGAGAAGAGTTCATTATGCTTTGTATGGTGGACTGCAGCTTTTCCACAAATTTTGCTTTATTTGTGCTGCTATCTTTCATCAGCATATGTGAATTTTTCAGTTTCAGCACAGGGGCTAATTTGTTAAGGAATGCCAGAGTTTCACTGGATTTCCCAGCCTGGCGGTTGAGAATGAAGTAGTATTTAGTTGTGGATTCTTTCAAAGATGATAATAGAGTGTACTCTCTTTCAGTGATGTTTTCAGCAAATATGAACACAGCTGAGGAGACCTCTGTTAAAAAGCTGAACTGCAGCCAGTGAGATTCAATGTCTCCACGTAGATTTGTAACTGCCACAAGTTCTGGGAAAAGATCCAAATTCTTCCTCCCACCAGGGAAAAACCAGGAAATCTCAACCAGCCCATCTGCGATTTCCCGAGGGACGTTCCCAGACTCCATGTCCTGATGGATGAAGAAATCGTGgtgctgctgggaggggctgagaACCTCATTGAGGAGTTTGgacttggagaagctgcagctccccagccgcACAAAGGAAATGGTTGGCATTGACGTGAGCACCAGGCTCTCCTCCCTGAACCCTCTGCTCTCTGCCAGGGAGTGCGGCCTCCACTTCCTCACAATGTCCCTCATGGCCCACAGCATCAGGGTGCACTTGGGGGTGTCGAGGGCAGGTAGCAGCAGAGGGAGGGCAAACTGGCACATGGACATTTTGGACAGGATCTCCTGCTGTAGGAAACTGTCTGAGCAAAGCAGAACGGCACAGAGAACATCAAGTGGATTCATAGAGACTTTAGTGTCAGAGTCACTAACAAAGAAAATTTGTTCATCGATACCTTGTTCCTCCTCATCCACCCTGGTTCCTTGATCATGAGGTGCCCCACACCTAAAGTTTGTGCTTCTGGCTGTCACATTCAAAGCCATGACCTTCCTCAGGAAATGCCATGGTAAATCTCTTAATTTTTGAGGAGTCCAGTCCTTTAAACTTCCTGAGTTGATTTCCAGGACATCATTCATCCTGAGCTTTCTGCTTCCATACTTCTGTAATTTTAACTTGGAGAGAACTTCTCTGAatgtttttcttctctctgtAGAAAGGAGTTAAAATATGAACATAAATTTCAGAGCTGAAAATATAGGGCTAGATTGTCTTATCCGCAAAGGCCACTTGGTGCTACTAGGTGGTGGAAAATGGCCCAAGAGAACCTGTGGAGAATTCTTCCTGGGTAGGGGAACTCACCACTCACGGAAAGTTGGCAGAAGTGGCTCCCCCACCCAATCCCTGGCCAAGGAGACCTAAGTGGCATTGTCGAGTGGAGTGGTATTACACCTGATCCTCcattggcattgaggtttgttacAGATCTTGCATCAGTGGCATAAACTAGAGGAGGCCCCAGGCTGCTCTACCTTCCACAGGTTCTTGGATGCTGAGGCTCAGGGAGATGTAGAGGAGAATCAGGGTCATTGTGATTTTGTTTGGCAATTGTTGATTGTGACACTAGGGTAGTGATGCAAAGCTGTAATTAGAGGATGGCAATACATAGACGTGACAGATACATCAAGGAGCTACACTTCTCATGCGCTTCAATGATTATTTAGATTGCTCTGTATTCTTAGTTTTCCCTCCATTAATACGTTGCTGTTTGCAGTCAATGATAGAAACTAGTGTaggatttttttaatcttgcCCAAGTTCCCAACCTTTCTTCGTTCCTCTCCCATAAACATGACTTATAGGGACATACAGACAATGGCAGCCTCACCTGAGGACAAATCCATGTCTTCCATGATACAATGTGCTCTCTTCTTTGGAGAGTTGGGTCACAATACCACTCACAAACCGGGTCTTCTCACCGCTCACTGCTATATGCAGCTGCCTTTGCCTTCTAGTCTGATAATATGTACAGTCAGGCCTCGATTTCCACAGTATTTTTTTTGCACGGTTTCAGTTACACACGGTCAATTAATTGTGACCCTTTCTTTTTGTACACAGTAGGGATTCATTTTTACACGGTCCAGCACAGTGGTCAAGATGTGCAGGTCAGTGGATTAGCCAGGACCTGACACTTGGGTGGGTGGGaaatgatgggggtgggggacggaAGGCAGGAGGGATGGAGCAGGAGGGATCGGGgtgcttccccttccctcctccagccAGCCTTGCAGGGGGCCATGGAAACTCTGGCCAGGGCTCCCCCCGGTCCCAGGCATGCACTCACCGCAAGAGCTCACCCTGctctgccggggagcagggtccgcCCGGTCCCAGGCATGCACTCACCGCGAGAGCTCACCCTGctctgccggggagcagggtccgcCCGGTCCCAGGCATGCACTCACCGCAAGAGCTCACCTGctctgccggggagcagggtccgcCCGGTCCCAGGCATGCACTCACCGCGAGAGCTCACCCTGctctgccggggagcagggtccgcCCGGTCCCAGGCATGCACTCACCGCAAGAGCTCACCCTGctctgccggggagcagggtccgcCCGGTCCCCGGCATGCACTCACCGCAAGAGCTCACCCTGctctgccggggagcagggtccggggctcGCCCTGTTCTGCCACCCAGTGGCGTTCCTGCTGGGGATGGGGTCTGGGACTTGCCTCACTCTgcccagtgctccagctggggagtggggtcgggggctcgCCCTGCTCCGCCTGGCGCTCCTGCCatggagaggggtcagggcacGGGGGGCTTACTCCACTCCACCCTCCTGGCATTTATCTTGTGAGCCTGGAACCTAAACCCTTATTTTCCATAGACCGTTGGTATCTTTTTACATGATTTCTATTTGCACGGTGTTTTTTAAGAACATAACCACAATGTAAATTGAGGCCTGACTGTACAGTGGGTTACTAACATATCTATCCTATCTAGGGATTTATACAGTACCCATCACGGTGGTATCTGAGGATTCCTGGATCTGCTACATCATTAATCCTgggtttttaaatggagatattctAAACTACTAAGGACTAACGCTTAGTGTTTTTATATGGATTATATTAGCTAAAGTATTCAAAGCCATCATAAATCTAATAGTATTGTTAACTAATGAGATGCAATACTAATGACACATGCACATGGGAAAATTATATGAGGACTACCTTTGGGGAGGTCTTTTTGCTTCTGTTCTGGGTCCTGCTGAATAGCAACTTCTTGTTCTTGAATTAAAGAATCTAGGAAGAAATCCAAAGGGAAAATATATCATCACCATTAATTACTAAAGTTTCTATAGGagagagagatagctcagtggtttgagcattggcctgttaaacccagggttgtgagttcaatccttgagggggccacttagggatctggggcaaaatcagtacttggtcctgctagtgaaagcagggggctggactcaatgaccttccagttctaggagataggatatctccattaattgtatgtatttatttatatttactgAATAGCAGAAAAAACACTGCTGAATTCCCTGGGTGCAGAAGTTGTCAGTGTATCAAGGACCATCAGGCATGAAATAAACAATTTCATCTACACTCTAGTAGAAGGAAGTGATCTGAGGATTTATATTTATCAGACCTTCCTTAGGGAAAAGGTGGAAAGGCTATCTAGGGATTCCCTCTTTTGTCAGACTTTAATTTGGCTGCATAAAtcctttggtttttttgttttgttttgcttacaGTAATTTAGAAATGAGTCTAAAAGAAGCCTTTTCaaactcttaggccaggtctacactaccgcggtagttcgacagctggcaatcgaacttccgggttcgatttatcgcgtctggtctggacgcgataaatcgatcccggaagcgctcgccgtcgactgcggtactccagctcggcgagaggagtaccgcggagtcgacggggagcctgcctgccgcgtgtggaccgcgtctgaaccgcggtaagttcgaactaaggtatgtcgacttcagctacgttattcacgtagctgaagttgcgtaccttagttcgaatttgggggttagtgtagaccaggccttagtttaaaattaattttgtatGAGTTTTTGCTTTGATTGAACTTTGAGAACATTAGTCCACAATTTGGACTTCAAAGCTCCATGGATATTGGATCTATATCCAATTGCAGTTCAACTAGCTTGCCTCTTCTAATACTGACCTAATACTGTTATACTCAATTGTACAGAAACTGAACTTTAGGAAATAGTCTTGTAGAACTTGCCAAGAGGAGTTGATTGAAAATCTGAACATACAGTGAGGAAAAGCATGCTGGGAAGAAAGATGGAAATCTACTAATTTCTTCTAAAACTTCTTGTGCTACTACCAGAAAAAATATGAACttaaccaaaacatttcacagatTCAATGCTCAAATTAAACATGTAGCAATTAGTTGGTATTGTTAGGATAATAACCTCAGATTCCCTACAAAGTATGGTCCTAAACTGACAATCATAGTATTACCATATTGCTAATCATTTTGCTTTGAGTCACTACTCTCTCTCAGTGAAAATAACCAGAGAACTACTGTAACAGTGAGGGAAATACCACCGTAGCTTTCAAATTCTCAAGTGTTTCTCTTATTTAGCACTTTTTGAGTGGAACCTATGATCCTCCTTTCCCCCAAATTTAATGTGCCCTCACAGGGCAAAAAAGTCAATTTGTAAACCCACCTCTGCCTCTAAAAACTGTTCTGCTGCTGCCGTGGCTGACAGACAGCTTCCCACTCAGCAACTGGCTACATATATTTTCTCAATTATTATATTTatgatttgtattgcagtagcacctaggatccTCGTCTATAATTGGGGCCCCTATCTATTAGCACAGTGACTGATCCAgctcccgttgaagtcagtggaaaggcttcTATAGATTTCAATGGGATATGGATAAGGCTCTTAATGAAGCAGTGGCTGGATTATATTTGTCTTCCTGTGTTATAACATTCAGAGAATTATATCAATAAATAGTAATATCTAGTAAAATTGTCAAAACTAGTTCCAGAGCTAATTGCCATTATCATTTACAATAATGTGCTACAGTAGCCAGCAGGAAGGGTTGTAAGAGGCAATACCTTTAGGAAGGTCTTTCTCTACCAGCTCTGGTACTTGCGGGGTGTCAGCTTTCTCCTCTGGAATAAAACAATTTGGCAAGGGAGCCAAGAGGAAAACTGCATTAAGTGAAATTCTCTTTTCTATAGGTTCTTACACCACGTTCATCACAGAAGTATCCGAGCACCTTCCAGCAATGCATTAAGCAGCATGATGCACCTCTGTCAACTGTTTGTTCTCTCGGCCTATCCCCAGAAGTGTGAGCaggggtgtgttttgttttggatttttaaaaagaaatatatattaGAGAGCGCGAGGCCAATGAAAGCCACCTTGCACTTTGGCCAGAAgttggtgaggtttgtgatggtccttagttcctgggggagttaaTTCCACAGTCTTGGGTCAGCCCCTAAGAAAGGTCTGTTCCAGTTTAATTACATCTGTCACTGAATAGAAAAATAAGGTCACTCTCTGCTTCCATTGACAAAGAAATGAGACGGGGAGTTCTTTTACTCTGAAGATAACCTAGAAAAAATGTGTAATGTGAGATGGACATAAGGGTCTGTGATTTGGCTACATTccctaaaaaaaccccactgagaTTGTCCTAAGGGCAGACTCTCCAGGGATCTCCCTGTTCTACCAAGAACAGAAATATTCAGAGACAAATTGATAGGAGGGGCTGCTGGTGTTGGGTTATTTTGGTGTCAATATCAGAGTGCTTTCTGCCACTGATGTATAGGATTTGGTATAAGTCCTATTAACGGAGTCATGATGCATAAATCATCCGACAGTGAAGTGGGAAGATAGCACCTTTCCCTCTGCAAGGTGCAAAACATTAGAGTACAGGGGATGGAGGCAGTGAGAGGTATGAGATCTATACACTCAGAAGTTCTCATAAAACTTTTTTAACAAGGTCTGAGCTGTTTATCTAGGATTGAGTTAAGACTAACAGAATGACAGATTATGATGGTCTTCTCAATTAATTCTCCATCAGAAGATAATGTTGTTGTATATTGAATACGTTATCtttgggcctgtctacactatagATATTTACTGAATCTGGATCCATCTTCTAAAATGGTTTATTCCATGTGCAGTTCATATCTACACACAACAGGGTTAATGTATGGTTCCTCACTGTGTGGGTTACCTAGCCGGTCTGCTTGTGAGCTGGGTTGAAAACAACTGACAGGACTTAACATTGTTCCTTTGCTGCATAgacatttacattaaaatatatatttcttaatATAGATCTCTGATTGGAAATGTGGACATATTCAATTTTATGGCTAACACATTCTTTccttatgaaaaataaaaataaaatacaactcACCATAGCTTAAATATAAATCCTGATCTATACCTGGAAATACAATTTCTAAACACTCCAGAAATTGCTGGCAGGCTGATTCCCCCTTTTTCTGTATCAGaatcaacaattttcttcttttcttcttgggATCCTCCTCTGTTTTATCCAAGGTATTGTACTCCTCCTCTGTGACAATGGATTGGGAGAGTAATTCATCCAAGATGAGTTCTAGGTCTTTTTGAAGAATTTCAATTAACCTTTTTCTTTTGTTGCGTATAATCTCTGAGGGTTTTTCACCAGCAGATTTTTCTAAATCACAAGTCCTAAgacagaaaagattttttttttttaatataaagaacAAGGAACAGGATTTGTGATGCAGCCATGGTTAACTTTAATATACTTAGTCTTGTCGCATTCTTGGAACATTCGCAGGTAATCTGCAAGTTAAACAATTTGAGATGGAGAATAAACACGTTTTCTCCTAAAACGTTGGAGTTGAAAATTGTCACTTCAATTGAAATTTTCCTCTTCTTCAAGTTTGAAAATAAAAGTTGACTtttttctctgaaatcatgggGAAAATGCTTTCACTTTTTACTTTTCTTCCACTTTTGTCCAAttggaattttgttttttaaattaagataaaATAGAAATTTTTccacccaaacaaaacaaaaaggttcatgacaaatttaaaatactaacaacaaggagtctggtggcatcttaaagactaacagatttatttgggcataagctttcatggggttttttacccacgaaagcttatgcccaaataaatctgttagtctttaaggtgccaccggactccttgttgtttttgtggatacagactaacacggctaccccctgatacttaaaatACTCAAAatcttgcgtctgacgaagtgggtattcacccacgaaagcttatgctccaatacatctgtaagtctataaggtgccacaggactctttgtcgctttttacagatccagactaacacggctaccccctcaTACTTAAAAATCTTTTGTTGTTCTCCCCACCATGCAACATGTTCATTTCAACCCGCTGTGCTTTTGAACAGAATACTTCTGTGCTAGTTGCTTTATCCAGTGTTCAAGGCTTGTATTACACCATCAAAACTGCTATATATTTAAAAGCCAATGATCCACAGTATAACTATATTTTGTAgataatccctgctccaaagagctttcaGTTTATTTTTGGGTATTGTACAGCACCAAGCGCATATACTGTCAGTTGTAAACAAGTAGGTACTATATTTTGTATCTTGTCTTTTATATGAACTGTATTCCAAatgcattacagttttaaatacTGTAATAAAACTATAAAGTTAATATAAGGAAAACAGGGGAAGATAGAATTGAAATGTTTAGAAACAGGGGAGAAAAGAGAGATTTTCAGATAAGATCTTAAAACAAGTGAAACCTTGATGAGGTAGAAAGTTGCTGGGTGTTCCAGATGGTAGGgatttgcagagagagagaggctcttGCACCACTATACCGTGATTATGGCGGCTGCTAGACACACAAAAGGATGTAGAGGAAGACAGAGGTTTGAAACATATGGATGGTGGTTCTGAAATGGAACCTGAAATAAACAAGGTGCCAGCAGAACTGTCTGGGAATAGGTATAAGTTGGACATAGATCTGTGGACATTTGAGAAGTCAGCAGGGGCATCAGGCACACTGTATGGAGGAGTCCGGGGAGGTGAGATTAGAGGAGGGAACTGCCATTGCCCAGGCCAGAGGAGATGGACATCTAAATGGGAATCTCAACAGAGAAGGAATCTTAGGGAGGCCATAGAGGGAGTGTCAGTATCCCAAGGGAGAAGAGATGGTGGCCTGCCTGGGAACTTATAGAGCGAGGAGCT encodes the following:
- the LOC135878491 gene encoding interferon-induced very large GTPase 1-like, coding for MGNGSSCDLEAMAANEKPSDIIRKARRKLTDVLQTDPEGVLSTVDAHLLITEREYFTLSQINDPQKLIVTLIETVLEKGESAHEQFLDCMENLQHTFPGLEPISEYLEDDPNNGTENPEAAVFSEKKNGPEDPEMVVSSVKKNLPESPEATEPSEKRNGAESPEPNTSSEKGNGAESREPDKSSEKGNGAEIPEPDISSEKGNGAESPEPDTSSEKGNGAESPEPNSFSEKKNRPESPEPNTSSEKGNEAESPESDASSEKGNGAESPEVTTSSAKGNRAESPEATASSGKGKESEILEASATSEKGKGKGAKSPEVPLTSEKENSEEQLFLQAQNELIGPWRNMPESAPAGDLLAARTIEKEPEGATPSRTPAKGTCDLEKSAGEKPSEIIRNKRKRLIEILQKDLELILDELLSQSIVTEEEYNTLDKTEEDPKKKRRKLLILIQKKGESACQQFLECLEIVFPGIDQDLYLSYEEKADTPQVPELVEKDLPKDSLIQEQEVAIQQDPEQKQKDLPKERRKTFREVLSKLKLQKYGSRKLRMNDVLEINSGSLKDWTPQKLRDLPWHFLRKVMALNVTARSTNFRCGAPHDQGTRVDEEEQGIDEQIFFVSDSDTKVSMNPLDVLCAVLLCSDSFLQQEILSKMSMCQFALPLLLPALDTPKCTLMLWAMRDIVRKWRPHSLAESRGFREESLVLTSMPTISFVRLGSCSFSKSKLLNEVLSPSQQHHDFFIHQDMESGNVPREIADGLVEISWFFPGGRKNLDLFPELVAVTNLRGDIESHWLQFSFLTEVSSAVFIFAENITEREYTLLSSLKESTTKYYFILNRQAGKSSETLAFLNKLAPVLKLKNSHMLMKDSSTNKAKFVEKLQSTIQSIMNSSPKRIGIEDMAVIARELGIQIDEDRVECQTASKCVKEITTEIKDVAYYKQEMLRLQGDLWKSLAKVEKEMCRMRRQGDIPAEKYKSQLKDKMLELRKQQNKCDLTDGLTKFIDAIQHLLPLEKHYFLKWMKFQLDHIARGNLSKLRAEYKEKCKSLGDDPKQLAELDKLISSTSLGVEHFMRELGQFYEAEHSMVKEGKILKSGRQFTHLPGIAADLMLEGFPIELIDGDASNIPLQWVTDVLTQLHAKLGGRSRTLVLTVLGVQSTGKSTLLNTMFGLQFAVSSGRCTRGAFMLLIQVTEILKKELGCDFILVIDTEGLKAPELAKLEDSYQHDNELATLVIGLSDITIVNMAMENATEMKDILQIVVHAFLRMEKIGHKPNCQFVHQNVSDVSAHEQNMRDRKHLLEQLNEMIKAAAKMEKLNKEIKFSDIMEYDLEKHNWYIPGLWHGVPPMAPVNMGYSEKVYELKRYLFEFIKNRSLKRTPKDIPQFIEWVKSLWNAVKHENFIFSFRNSLIAEAYNQLSVKYSEWEWDFRKEMHLWITEKETAIQNLSPDELEADKSQYEMQQKLLCGEQRILELLKQYFESGAANLHLIEKYREDFIRSAKSLKTELESYSFKKCKEAIHIKKGQHKIANIQAEYMKVIEGKVDMLLEQCRRKESKLENKELEMEFEKMWKETFSELSPIRLQKHEIHEDIEFHLRKDLDNRGSSVNQKIQEAGSLINYRINSFTMRTEYLDFSFTSAMKRWFTKKQSQKTEKLAESLMAQCNSYIEERVYSKADYDETYCRELLHLINEKLQQEEVKKLQTSVCFEVDLKLHILGEAAHAFQKMHEDFLKENDPQQRLEKLKPQYFSTFRDHYLEKDARQNRAKEFCDQCLKPALMDYVSKRLGLEIVDDILSSGQSVEYASRSFFQFTVQKKLLEDGNFNNYVKYIINYEKFVKAWIWRHILDFYREAEDLEDLEEEILSTIIKKVRDALEKAKDESVMTISAFLNNFCKVLQKDLVISKDSLVGIQFKNTADPDQFSTFIQTFLPDLQKQILAELKDLEIKSKLSHLPLKPQDEIFKRVFGCGKQCPFCKVPCEAGGGDHKEHFASVHRPQGLGRYQSLVTEKLIYSLCSSDVVSNTEFRNSDTDWKDHPYKDYRQYYPHWRIQPDPSITASDYWKFVFKEFNQQFAKEYGAKPANLPADWQKITKEQALESLKEAFTMK